In Arthrobacter sp. CDRTa11, one DNA window encodes the following:
- a CDS encoding flavin reductase family protein, translated as MTTLAITESLDLKEVFSKFPTGVAAISAMVQGVPKGLVASSFTVGVSMDPPLVSFSAQHTSTTWPVLRNAERIGVSILGSEQQQTCLRMASRRPDKFDDILYRVNDQGAIVVPGCSLWLECSVFAELPAGDHSVVLLKVESAQAYSDKSPIILHESLFKFLEAPQAV; from the coding sequence ATGACTACGCTCGCTATCACTGAATCATTGGACCTCAAAGAGGTTTTCTCAAAGTTTCCGACGGGGGTAGCTGCAATCAGCGCGATGGTACAAGGGGTTCCTAAGGGGCTTGTTGCCTCCTCGTTCACGGTAGGAGTCTCCATGGACCCACCCCTGGTTTCCTTTTCGGCTCAACATACCTCCACTACGTGGCCTGTTCTCCGTAATGCCGAAAGGATCGGTGTCTCCATCTTGGGATCGGAGCAGCAGCAGACGTGTCTCAGGATGGCATCGCGCAGGCCTGACAAGTTCGATGACATCCTTTATCGCGTCAACGATCAGGGAGCCATCGTTGTCCCTGGCTGTTCCCTGTGGTTGGAGTGCTCCGTCTTTGCAGAACTTCCCGCCGGAGATCATTCGGTGGTACTCCTCAAAGTGGAATCCGCCCAAGCCTATTCTGACAAGAGTCCCATCATCCTCCACGAGTCCCTGTTCAAGTTTCTAGAAGCCCCGCAGGCAGTCTAA
- the pdxS gene encoding pyridoxal 5'-phosphate synthase lyase subunit PdxS, with protein sequence MAEMLKGGVIMDVVNVEQARIAEDAGAVAVMALERVPADIRAQGGVSRMSDPDMIDKIIEAVSVPVMAKARIGHFVEAQILQSLGVDYIDESEVLTPADYANHIDKWEFTVPFVCGATNLGEALRRINEGAAMIRSKGEAGTGDVSNATTHMRQIRAELRRLSSLPEDELYVAAKELQAPYELVKEVALTGKLPVVLFTAGGIATPADAAMMMQLGADGVFVGSGIFKSGNPAQRAAAVVKATTFFDDPDVIAKASRGLGEAIAGINVDEIPQPHRLAERGW encoded by the coding sequence ATGGCTGAGATGCTCAAGGGCGGCGTCATCATGGACGTCGTCAACGTCGAGCAGGCCCGCATCGCCGAAGATGCCGGTGCCGTTGCAGTGATGGCGCTGGAACGTGTGCCGGCTGATATCCGCGCCCAGGGCGGCGTGTCCCGGATGTCGGATCCGGACATGATCGACAAGATCATCGAGGCCGTGTCCGTGCCGGTCATGGCCAAGGCCAGGATCGGCCACTTTGTTGAGGCGCAGATCCTGCAGTCCCTGGGCGTTGACTACATTGACGAGTCCGAGGTCCTGACCCCGGCCGACTATGCCAACCACATCGACAAGTGGGAATTCACCGTTCCCTTCGTCTGTGGTGCCACCAACCTTGGTGAGGCGCTGCGCCGGATCAACGAGGGCGCGGCGATGATCCGGTCCAAGGGCGAGGCCGGCACCGGAGATGTTTCCAACGCCACCACGCACATGCGCCAGATCCGTGCCGAGCTGCGCCGGCTCTCCTCGCTGCCCGAGGACGAGCTGTACGTTGCCGCGAAGGAACTGCAGGCCCCGTACGAACTGGTCAAGGAAGTTGCGCTCACGGGCAAGCTTCCGGTGGTGCTGTTCACTGCCGGCGGCATCGCCACCCCTGCGGACGCGGCGATGATGATGCAGCTCGGCGCTGACGGCGTGTTCGTCGGCTCGGGCATCTTCAAGTCCGGCAACCCGGCCCAGCGCGCGGCCGCCGTGGTGAAGGCCACCACCTTCTTTGATGACCCGGACGTTATCGCCAAGGCCTCCCGCGGCCTGGGCGAAGCCATAGCGGGCATCAACGTCGACGAAATCCCACAACCTCACCGCCTCGCCGAACGCGGCTGGTAA
- a CDS encoding aspartate aminotransferase family protein — protein MSTPTETIAPETSAAARESSELQDLAQKHLLMHFTGAHTYTEAPPAIMVKGEGCWLEDEKGNRYLDALAGLYCVQIGYSHGEEIGEAVKAQMTDLPYYTNWGYAHPPAVRLAAKVAEIAPEGLDRVFLTSGGSESNEAAIKLIRQYHQAKGEGSRMKFLARRNAYHGTSFAALSINGMTNFRKPFEPLMHGARHFSNTNRYRRPINETEEQFTDFLLHELEELIRQEGPDTVAAIFIEPLQNAAGSVTPPRGYCEGVRAICDKYGILLVADEVITGFGRLGEWFASTRFGLKPDIITCAKGIASAYVPLGAMIATSDVVDTVLNGPAGMYLHGLTYGGNPSACAAGLANLAIMEREDVLGNVRHNEDYFRTRMADLGSLALVGDVRGAGYHWTLELATDKEKRTWADPVDAADFVANHLAPGLLSAGVLCRAAVDQGGAPLIQFSPPLILNRDEIDWLVASVAAVLKEAESALAGTRA, from the coding sequence ATGTCAACGCCAACCGAAACCATTGCCCCCGAGACGTCCGCAGCAGCCCGGGAGTCCTCGGAACTGCAGGACCTTGCCCAAAAGCACCTCCTGATGCACTTCACCGGAGCCCATACTTACACGGAGGCCCCTCCTGCCATCATGGTCAAAGGCGAGGGGTGCTGGCTGGAGGACGAGAAGGGCAACCGTTACCTCGACGCTCTTGCTGGCTTGTACTGCGTTCAAATCGGCTACAGCCACGGCGAGGAGATCGGGGAGGCAGTCAAAGCCCAGATGACTGACCTGCCGTACTACACCAACTGGGGCTATGCCCACCCCCCCGCCGTCCGGCTCGCCGCAAAGGTCGCCGAGATCGCACCTGAGGGCCTGGACCGGGTTTTCCTCACCTCCGGCGGCAGCGAAAGCAACGAAGCTGCCATCAAGCTCATTCGCCAGTACCATCAGGCCAAGGGTGAAGGTTCCCGGATGAAGTTCCTGGCCAGAAGGAACGCCTACCACGGCACATCGTTTGCGGCTTTGTCCATCAATGGCATGACAAACTTTCGGAAGCCATTCGAGCCGCTCATGCATGGTGCCCGCCATTTCTCGAATACCAACCGTTACAGGCGGCCGATCAACGAGACCGAGGAGCAGTTCACCGACTTCCTGCTCCACGAGCTTGAGGAATTGATCCGCCAAGAAGGACCGGACACAGTAGCTGCCATCTTCATCGAACCCCTTCAGAACGCGGCCGGTTCAGTAACCCCACCCCGCGGATACTGCGAAGGCGTCAGGGCGATTTGCGACAAATACGGCATTTTGCTGGTAGCGGATGAAGTCATCACCGGGTTCGGCCGCCTCGGGGAATGGTTTGCATCGACGCGTTTTGGCCTCAAACCAGACATCATCACCTGCGCCAAGGGAATAGCTTCCGCCTACGTCCCGCTGGGCGCAATGATCGCCACCAGTGACGTGGTCGATACCGTGCTCAATGGTCCTGCAGGGATGTACCTGCACGGCCTCACTTACGGAGGGAATCCTTCCGCCTGCGCCGCAGGGCTGGCCAACCTGGCGATTATGGAACGCGAAGACGTTCTGGGCAACGTCAGGCATAACGAAGATTACTTCCGAACCCGCATGGCCGATCTGGGCTCGCTTGCCCTGGTTGGAGACGTTCGAGGCGCCGGTTATCACTGGACCCTTGAGCTGGCCACCGACAAGGAAAAGCGCACATGGGCCGACCCGGTAGATGCTGCCGATTTTGTAGCAAATCATCTGGCCCCCGGGTTGCTGTCGGCAGGTGTCCTCTGCCGGGCAGCTGTAGACCAGGGCGGCGCCCCTCTTATCCAATTCTCCCCGCCTCTCATCCTCAACCGCGACGAAATTGACTGGCTGGTTGCCAGCGTAGCCGCGGTGCTGAAGGAAGCCGAAAGCGCCCTTGCGGGCACCAGAGCCTAA
- a CDS encoding LLM class flavin-dependent oxidoreductase produces MSVLDNAFTGVGNSVQETYDEIIKLAQLADRRGFQRFWMSEHHAMPGASIPSPQLMVARLTGETERIRLGAGGIMLPNHVPLVVAEQIGMLDALAPGRIDLGLGRAPGTDGATASALRRHHTANDEFPEQVAELLGFLGNDFPQDHPYRDVHAVPGPWQSEQNRIPQPETSADVWILGSSIYSAQVAARLGRPYAFALQFGSADVLNAMRIYRQRFRPSRFLAEPYSLVSVGAIADEDPAEARRQSASTAMAMLRMFQRKSFALLPPEEVEAYQANGQEQQVIEEYTDRALHGTPAQVAAGLEELHHQTGVNEVMLVVQGYSRRAQAHTLELIADHYGMPTGNSEPS; encoded by the coding sequence TTGTCTGTACTGGACAATGCCTTTACCGGTGTCGGCAACTCTGTGCAGGAAACCTATGATGAGATCATCAAGCTGGCGCAGCTGGCCGACCGGCGCGGCTTCCAGCGTTTCTGGATGTCGGAGCACCATGCAATGCCCGGAGCTTCCATACCTTCCCCGCAGCTGATGGTGGCGCGGCTGACCGGCGAGACCGAGCGCATCAGGCTCGGGGCGGGCGGAATCATGCTGCCCAACCACGTGCCCCTGGTCGTCGCCGAGCAAATCGGCATGCTCGACGCGCTGGCCCCTGGACGGATCGATCTAGGGTTGGGACGGGCTCCCGGCACCGACGGGGCAACCGCTTCAGCCCTGCGTCGTCACCACACCGCGAACGATGAATTTCCCGAGCAAGTCGCAGAACTGCTGGGCTTTCTGGGCAACGATTTTCCACAAGATCACCCCTACCGCGACGTTCATGCGGTGCCCGGACCCTGGCAGTCAGAGCAGAACCGCATACCGCAACCCGAAACCAGCGCTGATGTCTGGATACTGGGGTCATCGATCTACTCCGCGCAGGTCGCCGCCCGGCTCGGCCGACCCTATGCCTTCGCCCTGCAGTTCGGCAGCGCCGACGTTCTCAACGCCATGCGGATTTACCGCCAAAGATTCCGCCCATCGCGCTTCCTTGCCGAACCCTACAGTCTGGTCAGCGTCGGGGCGATCGCTGATGAAGATCCCGCAGAGGCCCGTCGTCAATCAGCTTCCACCGCGATGGCAATGCTGAGGATGTTCCAACGCAAGTCCTTCGCACTGCTCCCGCCCGAGGAAGTGGAAGCCTACCAAGCCAACGGCCAGGAACAACAGGTTATTGAGGAATACACCGACCGGGCACTTCATGGAACCCCTGCCCAGGTTGCAGCCGGCTTGGAGGAGCTTCACCATCAAACAGGCGTCAACGAGGTGATGCTGGTTGTCCAAGGCTATTCGCGCCGCGCTCAAGCACACACCCTTGAACTGATTGCAGACCACTACGGCATGCCGACTGGGAACTCTGAACCATCCTGA
- a CDS encoding APC family permease translates to MNSSTSQTAPSEAAASPRYKRVLGLPALVLFGLAYMVPLTVFTTFGYVSVMSEGHVAAAYIVTLIAMLFTATSYGAMVKAHPSSGSTYTFVRRTFGANTSFVVGWALLLDYILLPMICYLFLGIYLQPYTPEVPVAVWIVGAVVLVTGLNILGIKMVAKMNLVMVGFQLVFIAVFILASVQTMGGQDLPSPITPFFSPDMPIGGVIAGAAMLCLSFLGFDAVSTLAEETDNPRVKIPRAILLCTLIGGGLYIGIAYTAQMVFPGYTFENVDAATLEVMTHAGGEWLSVFFTAAYCAGLFACAMASQASVSRILYAMGRDAALPKRVFGQMNTRFSTPVNATVISGAFGLTALFIDGTTAAALISFGALSAFTFVNLTVIKHYVIDKGNRGARAILRYAVVPGIGVALTLWLWTQLTEVAFWVGFIWIGLGLVWLLSLTRMFRRPLPEVTFEEIETPELPVRTSQEATAGNP, encoded by the coding sequence TATTCACAACTTTTGGCTATGTGAGCGTCATGAGCGAGGGACATGTTGCAGCGGCATACATCGTGACCCTGATTGCGATGCTGTTCACGGCAACCAGCTACGGTGCGATGGTGAAGGCGCACCCTAGCTCGGGTTCGACCTACACGTTCGTCCGGCGGACATTTGGTGCTAACACCAGCTTCGTCGTGGGCTGGGCCTTGTTGCTCGACTACATTCTGCTGCCGATGATCTGCTACCTGTTTTTGGGCATCTATCTGCAGCCATACACTCCGGAGGTGCCTGTCGCCGTCTGGATCGTCGGCGCTGTTGTCCTCGTCACAGGGCTGAACATTTTGGGCATTAAGATGGTGGCTAAAATGAACCTGGTCATGGTCGGGTTCCAGCTTGTCTTCATCGCGGTCTTTATTCTGGCCTCAGTTCAGACTATGGGCGGCCAGGACCTACCATCACCTATCACACCGTTCTTCTCCCCCGATATGCCCATCGGAGGAGTGATCGCCGGCGCTGCAATGCTATGCCTTTCTTTCCTGGGCTTCGATGCGGTGTCCACGCTGGCCGAAGAGACAGATAATCCGAGGGTGAAAATTCCCCGGGCCATCCTGCTTTGCACTTTGATCGGTGGAGGCCTCTACATCGGAATCGCTTACACCGCGCAGATGGTCTTCCCCGGCTACACATTCGAAAACGTCGACGCCGCGACGCTGGAGGTCATGACTCACGCAGGCGGGGAATGGCTGTCCGTGTTCTTCACCGCCGCCTACTGCGCCGGCCTTTTTGCCTGCGCAATGGCCTCTCAGGCAAGCGTTTCACGCATCCTCTACGCGATGGGGCGCGACGCTGCGTTGCCGAAGCGGGTCTTCGGGCAAATGAACACGCGCTTCAGCACCCCCGTCAATGCCACAGTAATTTCAGGTGCATTCGGCCTCACCGCGCTGTTCATTGACGGCACGACTGCTGCGGCACTGATCAGCTTCGGCGCCCTTTCCGCCTTCACCTTCGTGAATCTAACCGTCATCAAGCACTACGTAATCGACAAGGGCAATCGTGGTGCGCGCGCAATCCTCCGCTATGCCGTCGTGCCAGGCATTGGTGTTGCCCTTACATTATGGCTCTGGACCCAGCTCACGGAAGTCGCCTTTTGGGTGGGCTTTATTTGGATCGGTCTCGGCTTGGTCTGGCTGTTGTCCCTGACCAGGATGTTCCGCCGCCCGCTGCCCGAGGTCACCTTTGAGGAGATCGAAACACCAGAGCTCCCTGTACGCACCAGCCAGGAAGCAACAGCGGGAAACCCCTGA
- a CDS encoding TetR/AcrR family transcriptional regulator, translating to MSLISDGPLTLRERKKRQTMESVLAVAREMLSEKEYDSITTKELAARAGIGEATLFRYVVNKKNLFLLIYEEFFNDVLQACLDEDAKDTTEHGTAQYYIDRITAMYTSLAGLYKRDPDSGYVYVRDSFSPEDFGQRGLEQGDRWHALVERVIRKGQDAGVLRPSPPRLIAQNVHAIYVHEVLATHARRRDPKTIDARLASRLEALLEPLNITAAQ from the coding sequence GTGTCTCTTATATCTGACGGCCCCCTGACTCTACGCGAGCGGAAGAAGCGCCAGACCATGGAAAGCGTTTTGGCTGTCGCTCGTGAAATGCTCTCCGAAAAGGAGTACGACAGCATCACGACCAAGGAACTGGCCGCCAGGGCCGGCATCGGCGAGGCAACGCTCTTCCGGTACGTGGTCAACAAAAAGAACCTCTTCCTCCTCATCTACGAGGAGTTCTTCAACGACGTGCTGCAAGCCTGCCTGGACGAGGACGCCAAAGACACCACCGAACATGGCACGGCCCAGTACTACATCGACAGAATCACAGCAATGTACACATCCCTTGCCGGGCTCTACAAACGGGACCCCGACAGCGGCTACGTGTACGTGCGGGACTCCTTCAGCCCCGAAGACTTCGGCCAACGCGGCCTGGAACAGGGCGACCGCTGGCACGCCCTCGTCGAACGGGTCATCCGCAAAGGCCAGGACGCCGGCGTCCTCCGCCCGTCGCCGCCGCGCCTCATTGCCCAAAACGTCCACGCCATCTATGTCCACGAAGTGCTCGCCACACACGCCCGCCGCCGGGACCCTAAGACAATAGATGCCAGGCTCGCCAGCCGTTTGGAAGCCCTGCTTGAACCCCTGAACATAACTGCAGCGCAGTAG